The sequence GTAGGAGAGCAACATGGCTCATAAGAAGGCAGGCGGTTCCTCCCGCAACGGTCGCGACTCGGCCGGTCGTCGTCTTGGCGTGAAGAAGTTCGGCAGCGAGAAGGTCGTGGCCGGCAACATCATCGTGCGTCAGCGCGGCACCACTTGGCATCCCGGCACCAATGTCGGCATGGGCAAAGACCATACCCTCTTTGCGCTGATTGACGGCCGAGTCGAGTTCCGAGCCAAAGCGAATTCCCGCACTTACGTATCCGTCATTCCGGCCGCCGAGGCCGCCGAATAAAGCCGGTGAGGGTTCTTGGAAATCCCGCCGGTCTCGCCCGACCGGAAGGATTTCCCGAACGTCCGTGATGGACACCCGGGGTACCCGACAGGGGAGGCGAGGAAACCGCCTCCCCTTCGTCGTTCCGGTCCCAGGAGCCCTCAGATGACCATTGTCGAAGCGACCCTCGGGTCACCCCTCGTCGAGAGCAGTACCGCCGTCCTCGAAACCGGCCGCCTCCTGCTGCGCGTGCCCCGGATCGAGGACATGACGTGGATCGCCGAGCTCGCTGACAACCGAAAGGTGGCGGAGATGACGGCGAACATCCCCCATCCCTACGGCATGGCGGACGCGGCCTCCTTCGTCGCCAATCTGCCCGGTGGGCCGGAAGCGGCGACCTTCGCCATCTTCCTCAAGAACGAAGCGGCGCTGCGCCTGCCGGGGCAGCCGGCCTTCGGGCCGGCCATTCCGGTCGGCATGTGCGGTTTCAATCGCCGCGACGAGGACGTGCCTGAGATCGGCTACTGGCTCGGCGAACCCTATTGGGACCACGGGATCGCCACCGAAGCCGTGCGGGCGCTGATCGACCACGCCTTCGGCGACCGCAAGCTGACCGCGCTCACCGCCTCGGCCCGGGTCGTCAATCCGGCCTCGCGCGGCGTGCTGGAGAAGTGCGGCTTTCAGTGGACCGGCGTCGGCCTCGCGCGGGTGCGGGCGATCGGCGCCTCGGTGCCGGTCGATCGCTTCCGGCTGGAACGGCGGCTTTGGACCTCGCTGCGTGCCTGGGGCGCCACCCAGCCGGCGCGGCTGCACGAGCTCGAAGCCGTTCGGCATTGAGCCGGCCTTTTGTTAGTCTTGGAGGGCTCCCGCCCCGTGGGTGTCCGCAACGTTGAGCCGTACCGATGAAGTTTCTTGACCAGGCCAAGATCTATGTCCGCGCCGGCGATGGCGGCGCGGGCTGTCTCTCGTTCCGGCGCGAGAAGTTCATCGAGTTCGGCGGCCCCGACGGCGGCGACGGGGGGAGGGGGGGGGATGTCTGGATCGAGTGTGTCGATGGGCTCAACACGCTCATCGACTATCGCTACCAACAGCACTTTAAAGCCAAAAAAGGCGGCTACGGCATGGGAAAGAACCGCGCCGGGGCCAAAGGCGACGATGTTGTGCTAAAAGTGCCGGCGGGCACCGAGGTTCTTGAGGAGGATGGTGAGACCGTTCTGGCCGATCTGACCGAGGTCGGCCAGCGCATCCGCTTCCTCAAAGGCGGCAATGGCGGCTT comes from Ancylobacter polymorphus and encodes:
- a CDS encoding GNAT family N-acetyltransferase; the encoded protein is MTIVEATLGSPLVESSTAVLETGRLLLRVPRIEDMTWIAELADNRKVAEMTANIPHPYGMADAASFVANLPGGPEAATFAIFLKNEAALRLPGQPAFGPAIPVGMCGFNRRDEDVPEIGYWLGEPYWDHGIATEAVRALIDHAFGDRKLTALTASARVVNPASRGVLEKCGFQWTGVGLARVRAIGASVPVDRFRLERRLWTSLRAWGATQPARLHELEAVRH
- the rpmA gene encoding 50S ribosomal protein L27, whose product is MAHKKAGGSSRNGRDSAGRRLGVKKFGSEKVVAGNIIVRQRGTTWHPGTNVGMGKDHTLFALIDGRVEFRAKANSRTYVSVIPAAEAAE